A single Triticum dicoccoides isolate Atlit2015 ecotype Zavitan chromosome 2A, WEW_v2.0, whole genome shotgun sequence DNA region contains:
- the LOC119354258 gene encoding cysteine-rich receptor-like protein kinase 10 → MAMAAMRMRRSLALRYHLAALLLLLLAFLNAPLAGAQPLPWQLCDAAAGNYTEGSAYQANIRALAGGLPRNASASPALFAKGSAGAAPDAVYALALCRGDTNASSCAACVAAAFRNAQQLCAFNRRATMFDDPCILRYSAHDFLANVTDNSGRFVAFNGNNVTAGAAAAAFDAASGRLVNATADYAAGDPTRRFGTGEEGYDATYPKIYSLAQCTPDMAADDCRTCLRDIIEKFTPQYFVGKPGGRVFGVRCNFRFETYSFFSGRPLLQLPDVLPPAPAPAPAAAEEEGRRNRTGLILAITLPIVAAMLLISTCVCFWRRRKPAERKPSVPLPYSATNPDDIQSIDSLLLDLSTLRAATDNFAESNKLGEGGFGAVYKGVLSEGEEIAVKRLSQSSTQGIEELKTELVLVAKLQHKNLVRLLGVCLEGQEKLLVYEYMPNRSLDTVLFDAGKSRDLDWGKRLKIVNGVARGLQYLHEDSQLRIVHRDLKASNVLLDSDCNPKISDFGLAKLFGWDQSQAVTSHIAGTYGYMAPEYAMRGQYSVKSDAFSFGVLLLEIVTGRKNSSFASPDSEPSLDLLSLVWEHWTSGTVEKLVDPSLGGRSPGGQMLKLVNIGLLCVQDSPADRPTMSAVNVMLSSSTVSLQAPSRPTFCVDDMEGFSGMYSGAYPGGSQSTGDSKPQAAMSPSPNEVSLTEIEPR, encoded by the exons ATGGCGATGGCGGCCATGCGCATGCGACGCAGTCTTGCTCTCCGTTACCacctcgccgccctcctcctcctcctcctcgcgttcCTCAACGCGCCGCTCGCCGGCGCGCAGCCGCTGCCGTGGCAGCTCTGCGACGCCGCCGCCGGGAACTACACGGAGGGCAGCGCCTACCAGGCCAACATACGCGCCCTCGCCGGCGGCCTCCCCAGGAACGCCTCCGCGTCCCCGGCGCTCTTCGCCAAGGGCTCCGCCGGCGCCGCGCCAGACGCCGTCTACGCGCTCGCGCTCTGCCGCGGCGACACCAACGCCTCCTCCTGCGCGGCCTGCGTCGCCGCCGCCTTCCGGAACGCGCAGCAGCTCTGCGCCTTCAACCGGCGCGCCACCATGTTCGACGACCCCTGCATCCTCCGCTACTCCGCCCACGACTTCCTGGCCAACGTCACCGACAACAGCGGCAGGTTCGTCGCGTTCAACGGCAACAACGTCaccgcgggcgcggcggcggcggcgttcgacGCCGCCTCCGGCCGGCTCGTCAACGCCACCGCCGACTATGCCGCTGGGGACCCGACCCGGCGGTTCGGCACGGGGGAGGAGGGGTACGACGCGACGTACCCCAAGATTTACTCGCTGGCGCAGTGcacgccggacatggcggcggacgaCTGCCGGACCTGCCTCAGGGACATAATCGAGAAGTTTACCCCGCAGTACTTCGTGGGGAAGCCGGGCGGGAGAGTCTTCGGCGTGCGATGCAACTTCCGGTTCGAGACCTACTCCTTCTTCTCTGGACGCCCACTGCTGCAACTCCCGGACGTGCTGCCTCCTGCACCGGCGCCAGCGCCAGCGGCGGCCGAAGAAG AAGGAAGAAGAAATAGGACAGGATTGATCTTGGCCATCACACTACCTATAGTTGCTGCAATGCTTCTCATTTCAACGTGCGTTTGCTTCTGGAGGAGGAGAAAACCGGCAGAAAGAAAGCCGTCAGTACCACTACCAT ATTCAGCTACTAATCCAGATGACATCCAAAGCATCGATTCCCTCCTACTTGATCTATCGACGCTGCGGGCTGCAACAGATAACTTCGCCGAGAGCAACAAGCTTGGGGAAGGAGGGTTCGGTGCGGTTTACAAG GGTGTCCTCTCTGAAGGTGAAGAGATAGCCGTGAAGAGGCTGTCACAGAGCTCCACGCAAGGGATAGAAGAGCTGAAAACAGAGCTGGTTCTGGTCGCTAAGCTTCAGCACAAGAACCTTGTGAGGCTCCTTGGCGTTTGCCTGGAAGGACAGGAGAAGCTGCTCGTGTACGAGTACATGCCCAACCGGAGCCTCGACACCGTTCTCTTCG ATGCAGGGAAAAGCAGGGACCTGGACTGGGGGAAGCGGCTCAAGATCGTGAACGGGGTTGCCCGGGGCCTGCAGTACCTCCACGAGGACTCCCAGCTGAGGATCGTCCACCGGGACCTCAAGGCCAGCAATGTGCTCCTGGACTCGGACTGCAACCCCAAGATCTCGGACTTCGGGCTGGCGAAGCTGTTCGGCTGGGATCAGTCGCAGGCCGTCACCAGCCACATCGCCGGAACGTA CGGATACATGGCGCCGGAGTACGCGATGCGCGGGCAGTATTCCGTCAAGTCGGACGCCTTCAGTTTCGGCGTGCTGCTCCTGGAGATCGTCACGGGGAGGAAGAACAGCAGCTTCGCTAGCCCGGACTCGGAGCCATCCCTTGACCTCTTAAGCCTC GTATGGGAGCACTGGACTAGCGGAACAGTCGAGAAGCTGGTGGATCCGTCCCTCGGCGGCCGTTCGCCTGGAGGCCAGATGCTGAAGCTGGTCAACATCGGCCTGCTGTGCGTCCAGGACAGCCCCGCCGACCGGCCCACGATGTCGGCGGTGAACGTCATGCTCAGCAGCAGCACCGTGTCTCTGCAGGCGCCGTCGAGGCCGACGTTCTGCGTCGACGACATGGAGGGTTTCTCGGGCATGTACTCGGGTGCGTATCCAGGGGGATCCCAGTCCACCGGGGACAGCAAGCCCCAGGCAGCGATGTCGCCGTCGCCGAACGAGGTGTCACTCACGGAGATCGAACCAAGATGA